One window from the genome of Leucobacter aridicollis encodes:
- a CDS encoding uroporphyrinogen-III synthase — translation MSDQAKLLGGLRVLVPRGGIWGDLVSQALRDRGAQTVIAPLVDFSHTSEEDKLVEALKDLEAGEFDWMTATSATVADVLKHHSAVFHERTKVAIVGEATAVAFREAGYPVTLTPDEDNNTTFQLLKEWTEIDSGEVLRVLTLRSDVATPVLTTGLIERGHDVTQVLAFRTIGVPASVHIREDIDSGRINAILVASAKIAEEVRKQFPQLPADTLVVCVGESTVAAAAELELAGARGDRQAEIDAIIEAVESAIDHSDMLD, via the coding sequence ATGTCGGATCAGGCTAAGCTGCTCGGCGGCCTCCGTGTGCTTGTTCCACGCGGTGGGATCTGGGGTGACCTTGTCTCGCAGGCGCTGCGTGATCGTGGCGCTCAGACGGTTATCGCCCCGCTCGTGGACTTCTCGCATACGAGCGAAGAAGACAAGCTTGTCGAGGCTCTGAAGGACCTCGAAGCCGGTGAATTTGATTGGATGACGGCGACGAGTGCGACGGTCGCTGACGTGCTCAAGCACCACAGTGCGGTGTTCCATGAGCGGACGAAAGTCGCCATCGTTGGAGAGGCAACTGCCGTCGCCTTCCGTGAGGCCGGTTATCCCGTCACGCTCACACCAGACGAAGACAACAACACAACGTTTCAGCTGCTGAAGGAATGGACTGAGATCGACTCGGGCGAGGTGTTGCGCGTGCTCACCCTCCGGTCAGACGTTGCGACGCCGGTGCTCACCACTGGGCTCATCGAGCGTGGCCACGACGTCACTCAGGTTCTCGCATTCCGCACCATCGGGGTCCCGGCTTCGGTGCACATCCGCGAAGATATCGACTCGGGGCGCATCAACGCGATCCTCGTCGCCTCCGCGAAGATCGCTGAGGAAGTGCGCAAGCAGTTCCCGCAGCTTCCTGCAGACACGCTCGTTGTCTGCGTCGGCGAGAGTACCGTCGCTGCCGCTGCGGAGCTTGAACTCGCGGGCGCTCGTGGAGATCGCCAGGCAGAGATCGATGCGATCATCGAAGCCGTTGAGTCTGCAATCGACCACAGCGACATGCTGGACTAG
- a CDS encoding phage holin family protein — MSRKRDEAGTFELLARLPQQIVSLAKIEYNNAKQEAIGAAKKAGIGAAGVAVALFFIFFMLQALVIAAIAALALVWPWWLAALVVAAGLLLLAAAALFAGFKLIQRGNPVPEQTLDRVGNDVAALSDVRFNADAKPGHTTDTAYGANPQGGQR, encoded by the coding sequence ATGAGTCGCAAACGCGATGAGGCCGGGACGTTTGAGCTCCTTGCGCGCCTGCCGCAGCAGATAGTCTCGCTCGCCAAGATTGAGTACAACAACGCGAAGCAGGAAGCGATTGGCGCCGCGAAGAAGGCGGGAATCGGTGCGGCTGGTGTTGCTGTGGCGCTGTTCTTCATCTTCTTCATGCTGCAGGCGCTCGTGATTGCGGCGATTGCGGCGCTCGCGCTCGTCTGGCCGTGGTGGCTCGCCGCGCTTGTGGTGGCAGCCGGGCTGTTGTTGCTCGCGGCCGCAGCGCTCTTCGCCGGGTTCAAGCTCATCCAGCGGGGAAACCCGGTTCCCGAGCAGACACTTGATCGTGTCGGAAACGACGTGGCGGCGCTCTCCGACGTGCGCTTCAACGCCGACGCGAAGCCGGGGCACACAACTGACACCGCCTACGGTGCGAATCCCCAGGGAGGCCAGCGATGA
- a CDS encoding DUF3618 domain-containing protein, whose translation MNPQERRQLGIAEADAARAELYDTLGQLSDRLNYAKRIDDATERVSLRVREERRERPLVFVAGVVAVAATAGVIVWAIAKRAGRNFRS comes from the coding sequence ATGAATCCGCAGGAACGCAGGCAACTCGGCATCGCGGAGGCCGACGCAGCCCGCGCCGAGCTCTACGACACGCTGGGGCAGCTCAGTGACAGGTTGAACTACGCAAAGCGCATCGACGATGCGACCGAGCGAGTCAGTCTGCGCGTTCGCGAAGAACGGAGGGAGCGGCCGCTCGTATTCGTTGCTGGAGTTGTTGCGGTTGCGGCCACAGCTGGAGTTATTGTGTGGGCGATAGCGAAGCGAGCGGGGCGCAATTTCAGGTCGTAA